From a region of the Cucumis sativus cultivar 9930 chromosome 6, Cucumber_9930_V3, whole genome shotgun sequence genome:
- the LOC101217636 gene encoding uncharacterized protein ycf23 — protein sequence MRENIFILEAGSAVEELPEAPFPYPFPLLLLLLLLQHCLQKLYLGKKNMHTSFCSPSSSSSLAIFKLNQNPLLPHLVSTPRLTLKRRPASTTRALLSAHRELVLKDFHERRALKIISGLQNLDRENVASVVTAADKGGATHVDIACDAELVKLAISLTSLPVCVSSVDPAEFLPAVEAGALMVEIGNYDSFYEAGIIFSADQILNLTKETRRLLPSVALSVTVPHTLGLPDQVKLAELLEQEGVDVIQTEGGKCSHPSKSGILGLIEKAAPTLAAAYSISRAVKIPVMCSSGLSAVTAPMAITAGAAGVGVGSAVNKLNNVVAMIAEVRSIADSLAPTAAQLSRPDSAFLNL from the exons ATGCGCGAAAATATCTTCATCCTTGAAGCAGGTTCTGCAGTAGAAGAACTGCCGGAGGCACCGTTTCCTTATCCGTTCccgcttcttcttcttcttcttcttcttcaacattgCCTCCAGAAACTCTATctagggaaaaaaaatatgcatacCTCATTCTGCtccccatcttcttcttcttcccttgcCATTTTCAAGCTCAACCAAAATCCTCTTCTCCCCCATCTTGTTTCTACACCGCGTTTAACTCTCAAAAGAAGACCCGCTTCCACCACCCGAGCACTTCTCTCAGCTCATAGAGAATTAGTTCTGAAGGATTTTCATGAGCGACGAGCTCTCAAG ATTATTTCAGGCCTGCAGAACCTTGACAGGGAAAATGTGGCTTCTGTAGTCACCGCAGCAGACAAG GGGGGAGCAACTCATGTCGATATAGCATGTGATGCGGAGTTAGTGAAGCTTGCCATTAGTTTAACTTCTCTTCCG GTTTGTGTTTCTTCTGTGGATCCAGCAGAATTCTTACCTGCTGTTGAAGCTGGAGCATTAATG GTAGAAATTGGAAACTATGATTCATTTTATGAGGCGGGAATAATTTTCTCTGCAGATCAG ATATTAAATCTAACAAAAGAGACTAGGAGGTTACTACCATCTGTGGCCTTGTCAGTCACCGTGCCCCACACACTTGGACTTCCTGATCAG GTCAAGCTGGCAGAGTTGCTTGAACAGGAAGGTGTCGATGTTATACAAACTGAAGGAGGAAAATGTTCTCATCCTTCAAAATCTGGCATCCTCGGCTTGATCGAGAAG GCAGCGCCTACACTAGCAGCTGCATATTCAATCTCAAGGGCTGTTAAGATTCCCGTTATGTGTTCGTCTGGATTAAGTGCTGTCACAGCACCAATGGCTATCACAGCTGGAGCTGCAGGCGTG GGCGTGGGATCAGCAGTTAACAAGCTCAATAATGTCGTAGCGATGATTGCAGAGGTTAGGAGTATTGCTGATTCTTTAGCACCAACAGCTGCCCAGCTAAGCAGACCCGATAGCGCGTTTTTGAATTTGTAG
- the LOC101208195 gene encoding high mobility group B protein 14, with translation MAKAKNPQKSSSASARDSSEASSENTGLRVKRSENMKSAAKASRFNTDKRAKTIKKPNSKQKKKNDKFDVNKPKKPPTAFFYFLDDFRKEFQEQNPDVKTMRDVGKACGEKWKTMTYEEKVQYYDIATEKRAEFDKAMTEYKKRMESGIDQESEEDWAIDG, from the exons ATGGCGAAAGCGAAAAATCCCCAAAAATCATCTTCAGCTTCTGCGCGCGATTCTTCTGAAGCGTCTTCAGA GAATACGGGATTACGCGTAAAAAGAAGCGAAAACATGAAAAGTGCAGCAAAAGCTAGCAGATTTAACACGGATAAGAGAGCGAAGACAATCAAGAAGCCAAATTcaaaacagaagaagaaaaatgataaatttgatgTCAATAAGCCAAAGAAACCACCTACtgctttcttttacttttt GGACGATTTCCGCAAGGAATTTCAAGAACAGAATCCAGATGTCAAGACGATGCGTGAT GTTGGCAAGGCATGTGGGGAGAAATGGAAAACAATGACATATGAG GAAAAAGTACAATATTATGATATTGCTACAGAGAAACGTGCAGAGTTTGACAAAGCCATGACAGAATATAAGAAGAGGATG GAAAGTGGAATAGATCAAGAATCTGAGGAAGATTGGGCGATTGATGGATAG
- the LOC101210889 gene encoding DNA replication licensing factor MCM3 gives MDVGEEIRAAHKRDFLEFLEQDVGKGIYMEEIKAMINHKRHRLIINISDLHSFRDLGPRVLRHPSEYIQPFCDAVTETARSIDPKYLKEGEQVMVGFEGPFVSRRVTPRDLLSQFIGSMVCVEGIVTKCSLVRPKVVKSVHFCPTTGAFTSREYRDITSNMGLPTGSVYPTRDDNGNLLVTEYGLCRYKDHQTLSMQEMPENSAPGQLPRTVDVVVEDDLVDCCKPGDRVAIVGIYKALPGKSKGSLNGVFRTVLVANNVSLLNKEANAPIYSPEDLKNIKKIAERDDTFDLLGNSLAPSIYGHSWIKKAVILLMLSGVEKNLKNGTHLRGDINMMMVGDPSVAKSQLLRAIMNIAPLAISTTGRGSSGVGLTAAVTSDQETGERRLEAGAMVLADRGVVCIDEFDKMNDQDRVAIHEVMEQQTVTIAKAGIHASLNARCSVVAAANPIYGSYDRSLTPTKNIGLPDSLLSRFDLLFIVLDQMDPDIDRHISEHVLRMHRYRSVLDGGEAGGSMYGREEEAEADTSVFVKYNRMLHGKKIDRGRKRDTLTIKFLKKYIHYAKHRIQPDLTDEASEHIATAYAELRNSTSNAKTGGTLPITARTLETIIRLSTAHAKLKLSRKVSKSDVEAALKVLNFAIYHKELTEMEEREQEREKELERKRRAEDETVENDRPERSTKRREEGSRTDTMEIDDPPAEPELDLSAERTEAFNSLFGQHMRANHLDVISIADIENVVNTAGDNRYTAAEIMLLLQRLQDDNRVMIADTMVHMIS, from the exons ATGGACGTTGGAGAAGAAATTAGGGCAGCTCACAAGCGAGATTTTTTGGAATTCCTTGAACAGGAT GTTGGGAAAGGAATTTACATGGAAGAGATCAAAGCCATGATTAATCATAAGCGACATCGCCTCATAATCAACATTTCTGATCTTCATTCTTTCAGAGACCTTGGTCCCAG GGTGCTTAGGCATCCCAGTGAGTACATTCAGCCATTCTGCGATGCAGTTACAGAAACTGCTCGCAGTATTGACCCAAAATACCTCAAGGAAGGAGAACAGGTTATGGTGGGCTTTGAGGGCCCCTTTGTTTCTCGCCGTGTCACTCCCAGGGATCTTCTCTCTCAGTTCATTGGATCTATGGTCTGCGTTGAGGGCATTGTTACCAAAT GTTCTCTTGTTAGACCAAAAGTTGTCAAAAGTGTTCATTTCTGCCCCACAACTGGAGCTTTTACCAGCCGTGAATACCGTGACATTACATCCAACATGGGCTTGCCCACGGGATCTGTGTATCCCACAAGG GATGACAATGGCAACTTGTTGGTTACTGAATATGGCCTGTGTAGATATAAAGATCATCAGACCTTATCAATGCAAGAAATGCCCGAGAATTCAGCACCTGGTCAGCTTCCACGAACAGTGGATGTCGTAGTTGAGGATGACTTAGTTGACTGTTGCAAGCCAGGTGATCGTGTTGCTATTGTAGGAATATATAAAGCTCTTCCAGGAAAAAGCAAGGGCAGCTTGAATGGAGTGTTCAG GACTGTTCTTGTTGCAAACAATGTTTCTCTACTAAACAAAGAGGCTAATGCGCCAATATACAGTCCTGAGGACttgaagaatattaaaaagatagCTGAAAGAGATGACACATTTGATCTTCTTGGTAACTCTCTTGCACCTTCCATATATGGACATTCATGGATAAAGAAAGCAGTGATACTGTTGATGCTTAGTGGGGTGGAGAAGAACTTGAAGAATGGCACTCACCTAAGAGG TGATATCAACATGATGATGGTTGGTGATCCTTCTGTTGCTAAGTCTCAGCTTTTAAGGGCAATCATGAATATTGCACCCTTAGCAATATCCACAACAGGCCGTGGTTCCTCTGGCGTTGGGTTAACTGCCGCTGTTACATCTGACCAGGAAACAG GAGAAAGAAGGCTAGAAGCTGGTGCAATGGTTCTTGCTGATCGAGGTGTTGTCTGTATTGATGAGTTTGACAAGATGAATGATCAAGATAGGGTTGCAATACATGAAGTTATGGAGCAGCAGACTGTTACCATTGCCAAAGCTGGTATTCATGCTTCACTAAACGCTCGGTGCAGCGTGGTAGCAGCTGCAAATCCCATATATGGATCG TATGATCGCTCGTTGACACCGACCAAGAATATTGGTCTTCCTGACTCTTTACTCTCTCGATTTGATCTACTATTTATTGTATTGGATCAAATGGATCCCGATATTGATCGCCATATTTCAGAGCATGTGTTGCGTATGCACCGTTATCGTTCAGTACTTGATGGAG GTGAGGCTGGGGGATCAATGTAtggaagagaggaagaagctGAAGCTGACACTTCTGTCTTTGTCAAGTATAATAGAATGCTTCATGGGAAGAAGATTGATCGTGGTCGGAAGCGTGATACTCTCACCATCAAGTTTCTTAAGAAGTACATTCATTATGCTAAGCATAGGATACAACCTGACCTAACTGATGAG GCCTCTGAGCATATTGCAACAGCTTATGCAGAACTTAGAAATTCAACTTCAAATGCGAAG ACTGGTGGAACTCTTCCAATTACTGCCAGAACCTTGGAAACCATTATACGACTCTCAACTGCTCATGCAAAACTGAAGTTGAGTAGAAAG GTTTCCAAATCTGATGTGGAAGCTGCCTTGAAAGTTCTTAATTTTGCCATATATCATAAAGAGTTGACTGAAATGGAAGAGCGTGAGCaagaaagggagaaagaaTTGGAAAGAAAGCGCAGAGCTGAAGATGAAACAGTGGAAAATGACAGACCAGAACGAAGTACCAAAAGAAGAGAGGAGGG CTCAAGGACAGATACCATGGAGATCGATGATCCTCCTGCTGAACCAGAACTTGATCTGTCTGCAGAAAG GACAGAAGCATTCAATTCTCTTTTTGGTCAGCATATGCGTGCAAACCACCTGGATGTTATATCTATTGCAGATATTGAGAACGTTGTTAATACTGCAGGAGATAATCGTTACACTGCGGCTGAAATAATGTTGCTCTTGCag AGACTGCAAGATGATAACAGGGTAATGATAGCTGATACCATGGTGCATATGATATCATGA
- the LOC101222213 gene encoding uncharacterized protein At2g34460, chloroplastic, giving the protein MASLFLPNAITSSFFNFNSQRLHSCPLCNSFLSLSFSSNRLTSISILNSNKMEGNEITEETAQTQSGENLNVKRKIFVAGASGSTGKKIVEQLLARGFEVKAGVRDVSKAKTTLFPANPALQIVKADVTEGSAKLAEAIGSDSEAVICATGFRRGWDLFAPWKVDNLGTVNLVEACRDLGINRFILISSILVNGAAMGQILNPAYIILNALGLVLIAKLQAEKHIRKSGIDYTIIRPGGLKNEPPTGNLVMAPEDTLYEGSISRDLVAEVAVEALLHSQASYKVVEIVSRDDAPKRSYEDLFGSVKQH; this is encoded by the exons ATGGCCTCTCTTTTCCTCCCCAACGCCATcacttcttccttcttcaatttcaactCTCAACGTCTCCATTCTTGTCCTCTCTGCAATTCCTTTCTCTCCCTTTCCTTCTCCTCTAACAGACTCACCTCCATTTCCATTCTCAACTCCAACAAG ATGGAAGGAAATGAAATTACGGAAGAAACTGCACAGACACAAAGCGGGGAGAATTTAAATGTAAAGAGGAAGATTTTTGTGGCCGGTGCATCGGGTAGTACTGGAAAAAAGATTGTGGAGCAGTTGTTAGCAAGGGGATTTGAAGTCAAGGCCGGGGTTCGAGATGTAAGCAAGGCTAAAACTACTCTTTTCCCAGCCAATCCTGCTCTTCAAATT GTAAAAGCGGATGTGACTGAAGGCTCGGCTAAGTTGGCAGAAGCCATAGGTTCTGATTCTGAAGCAGTAATTTGTGCTACGGGCTTTCGCCGAGGATGGGATTTATTTGCGCCATGGAAG GTTGACAATTTGGGCACTGTAAACCTAGTTGAAGCATGCCGTGATTTGGGCATAAACAGATTTATTCTGATCAGTTCGATTTTAGTCAATGGAGCGGCAATGGGACAAATTCTCAACCCAgcttatataattttaaatgcaTTGGGACTCGTCTTGATTGCAAAGCTTCAAGCAGAGAAACACATCAGGAAATCGGGTATTGATTACACAATAATAAGGCCTGGAGGTTTGAAAAATGAACCTCCCACTGGAAATTTAGTCATGGCACCAGAA GATACACTTTATGAAGGAAGTATATCAAGAGATCTAGTTGCAGAAGTAGCTGTTGAGGCATTGCTTCATTCTCAAGCCTCTTACAAGGTTGTTGAAATAGTGTCTCGAGATGATGCACCAAAACGTTCATATGAGGATCTTTTTGGATCCGTAAAGCAGCATTAG
- the LOC101203368 gene encoding uncharacterized protein At4g18257: protein MEEEGKKKRVVVESLGWLTESSIMPKKHKAIAGVGASSIMELKAHLYKSQEESKKSKELAGPGVEFHRAKNKITPKDILSSRNSGVEARALKDKLELKAINDGSVSYAALEKKAAIYEKLVKGELPDEEDQEKYCVDFFRKNLEQDESQLPQGHDAPAPGEMETPEDETKTSFLFNSKTTGLGRTSGTMDNDEHKRFVREVHEEVNQAREKASELKLRRQEQAAARREKLKQAYLRKQVEKLKASSNSGQT, encoded by the exons ATGGAAGaggaagggaagaagaagagggtgGTTGTCGAATCGTTGGGATGGCTGACGGAATCTTCCATTATGCCGAAAAAGCACAAGGCCATAGCTGGGGTCGGCGCATCTTCGATCATGGAGCTCAAGGCTCACCTCTACAAGTCTCAAGAGGAGTCCAAGAAGTCCAAGGAATTGGCTGGTCCAGGCGTCGAGTTCCACCGTGCAAAGAACAAGATCACTCCCAAAGACATTCTCTCCTCCCGAAATTCCGGCGTCGAGGCCCGCGCTCTCAA GGACAAGCTTGAGCTGAAAGCTATTAACGATGGATCGGTGAGCTATGCTGCACTAGAGAAGAAGGCTGCAATCTATGAGAAGCTTGTGAAAGGGGAACTCCCAGACGAGGAAGACCAAGAGAAGTATTGTGTGGATTTTTTCCGCAAGAATCTTGAGCAAGATGAATCACAGCTACCACAAGGTCATGATGCTCCTGCACCTGGAGAGATGGAAACTCCAGAAGATGAAACCAAGACATCGTTCTTGTTTAACTCAAAAACAACAGGACTTGGGAGGACATCTGGTACCATGGACAACGACGAACACAAGCGCTTTGTGAG ggAAGTCCATGAAGAAGTAAATCAAGCAAGAGAGAAGGCATCCGAACTGAAATTACGTAGACAAGAGCAGGCAGCAGCACGTCGTGAGAAACTGAAACAGGCTTATCTTCGCAAACAAGTAGAGAAGTTGAAGGCTTCATCAAATTCAGGACAAACgtaa
- the LOC101207952 gene encoding 60S ribosomal protein L18a, with amino-acid sequence MVTFRFHQYQVVGRALPSEADEHPKIYRMKLWATNEVRAKSKFWYFLRKLKKVKKSNGQVLAINEIFEKNPTKIKNYGIWLRYQSRTGYHNMYKEYRDTTLNGAVEAMYTEMASRHRVRHPCIQIIKTATVPAKLCKRESTKQFHDSKIKFPLVFKTVRPPTRKLKTTYKASRPNLFM; translated from the exons ATGGTTACTTTCAGG ttCCACCAATACCAGGTTGTGGGAAGGGCTCTCCCATCCGAAGCAGATGAGCATCCCAAGATTTACCGAATGAAGCTGTGGGCTACTAATGAAGTTCGCGCTAAATCCAAGTTTTg GTATTTTCTGCGGAAGCtgaagaaagtaaagaagaGCAATGGTCAGGTGCTCGCTATCAACGAG ATCTTTGAGAAGAACCCAACAAAGATCAAGAACTACGGTATTTGGTTGCGCTACCAAAGTCGCACAGGATACCACAACATGTACAAGGAGTACAGAGACACCACCTTAAACGGAGCGGTGGAAGCAATGTACACTGAAATGGCTTCTCGCCATAGGGTTAGGCATCCTTGCATCCAAATTATCAAGACAGCAACCGTCCCAGCCAAGCTTTGCAAGAGGGAAAGCACAAAGCAATTCCATGACTCCAAGATCAAATTCCCCTTGGTTTTCAAGACAGTTAGGCCACCCACCAGAAAGCTGAAGACCACTTACAAGGCCTCAAGACccaatttgtttatgtaa